Proteins encoded in a region of the Streptomyces sp. NBC_00310 genome:
- a CDS encoding aromatic ring-hydroxylating oxygenase subunit alpha produces MVQISPETRAAGDERPLPPPAPEYHSWIGQDRSSDDAGKAMRQDAADLAERVIEHYRNNTTHEAEEQWTEPVDNYLDVDRWLREMDAVHRSVPLPLAMSSELPKPGTYKALDVLGTPILITRDRQGVVHAMINACRHRGAELVEPGCGVAKRITCPYHAWSYDLSGELRGVYAEKTFGDVPREKRSLIQLPVGERAGIVFVSLDPNAEHDLDAWLGDLQPLLEGLRFADCHHYATRELTSPNWKVTLDGYLETYHFASLHTKTVFETNFSNMMAHDTWGPHQRLAAALRPIADMVDLPADKRDPGDIVGAIYWLFPGLAIAGTWRNKIAVSIVIPRTATESVTQQIILLRQPAVTEEERHAADQFGEWFYEVVRDEDYATTYGVQRGLKALAGTDFVFGRNEPGLQHFHRTIHRLLDEASR; encoded by the coding sequence GTGGTCCAGATCTCACCGGAGACCCGAGCGGCAGGCGACGAGCGCCCCTTGCCGCCCCCCGCCCCGGAATACCACTCATGGATCGGCCAGGACCGCTCCAGCGATGACGCGGGCAAGGCGATGCGGCAGGATGCGGCCGACCTTGCCGAGCGTGTCATCGAGCACTACCGGAACAACACGACCCACGAGGCCGAGGAGCAGTGGACGGAGCCCGTCGACAACTACCTCGACGTCGACCGCTGGCTGCGTGAGATGGACGCCGTCCACCGGAGCGTCCCGCTGCCGCTCGCCATGTCGTCCGAGCTCCCCAAGCCCGGGACCTACAAGGCACTGGACGTGCTCGGCACCCCCATCCTCATCACCCGGGACCGCCAGGGTGTGGTCCACGCGATGATCAACGCCTGCCGACACCGCGGCGCCGAGCTCGTCGAGCCGGGCTGCGGCGTGGCGAAGCGGATCACCTGCCCGTACCACGCCTGGTCCTACGACCTGTCGGGGGAACTGCGCGGCGTGTACGCCGAGAAGACCTTCGGCGACGTACCACGCGAGAAGCGCAGCCTGATACAGCTCCCCGTCGGTGAGCGCGCCGGCATCGTCTTCGTATCGCTCGATCCGAACGCCGAGCACGACCTGGACGCCTGGCTGGGGGATCTGCAGCCACTGCTGGAGGGGCTCCGCTTCGCGGACTGCCACCACTACGCGACCCGAGAGCTGACCAGCCCGAACTGGAAGGTCACCCTCGACGGGTACCTGGAGACGTACCACTTCGCCTCGCTGCACACGAAGACGGTCTTCGAGACGAACTTCTCCAACATGATGGCCCACGACACCTGGGGGCCCCACCAGCGTCTCGCTGCGGCCCTGCGGCCCATCGCCGACATGGTGGACCTGCCCGCGGACAAGCGTGACCCCGGCGACATCGTCGGAGCCATCTACTGGCTCTTCCCCGGCCTGGCCATCGCCGGCACGTGGCGCAACAAGATCGCCGTCTCCATCGTGATCCCCCGGACGGCCACCGAATCGGTGACCCAGCAGATCATCCTGCTGCGCCAACCGGCCGTCACCGAGGAGGAGCGCCACGCCGCGGACCAGTTCGGCGAGTGGTTCTACGAGGTGGTCCGCGACGAGGACTACGCGACCACCTACGGAGTCCAACGGGGGCTGAAGGCCCTCGCCGGGACCGACTTCGTCTTCGGACGCAACGAACCCGGACTGCAGCACTTCCACCGCACCATCCACCGCCTCCTGGACGAAGCATCCAGATGA
- a CDS encoding SDR family NAD(P)-dependent oxidoreductase → MTNPQKPQENNMVATGSLDGRVAVITGSTRSIGRAIAEAFLADGATVVLSGRSEIKGKQALEELQAGDKAVFHTCDSSRQSDIEALVDWTVERFGRLDVMVNNVGGTEGFAPVHELSDEAWHKALDLNLNAYFYGTRRALRPMLEGGWGRVINISSVEGKQANKPAISHYITNKHAIHGLTKATAFEYGTMGITCNAICPGAVDTDLMRAAGPAAAEAEGISYEEWLARFAEHAATKKITTVEQIAGVASLLASDAGAGITGTLISVDGGTAQW, encoded by the coding sequence ATGACGAACCCTCAGAAACCGCAGGAGAACAACATGGTGGCTACGGGCAGCCTCGACGGACGTGTCGCGGTGATCACGGGCAGCACGCGCAGTATCGGCCGCGCCATCGCCGAGGCCTTCCTGGCCGACGGAGCCACGGTCGTGCTCAGCGGCCGCTCCGAGATCAAGGGCAAGCAGGCCCTGGAAGAACTCCAGGCCGGCGACAAGGCCGTCTTCCACACCTGCGACTCGAGCCGCCAGTCGGACATCGAGGCGCTGGTCGACTGGACGGTCGAGCGCTTCGGTCGACTGGACGTCATGGTCAACAACGTCGGAGGCACCGAGGGCTTCGCCCCGGTCCACGAGCTGAGCGACGAGGCGTGGCACAAGGCGCTCGACCTCAACCTCAACGCCTACTTCTACGGCACCCGCCGTGCGCTCAGGCCCATGCTGGAAGGCGGCTGGGGCCGGGTCATCAACATCTCCTCGGTCGAGGGCAAGCAGGCCAACAAACCCGCGATCAGCCACTACATCACCAACAAGCACGCCATCCACGGTCTGACCAAGGCGACCGCCTTCGAGTACGGCACCATGGGCATCACCTGCAACGCGATCTGCCCCGGCGCCGTCGACACCGACCTGATGCGGGCCGCCGGGCCGGCCGCGGCCGAGGCCGAGGGCATCTCGTACGAGGAGTGGCTGGCTCGGTTCGCCGAGCACGCCGCCACCAAGAAGATCACCACCGTGGAACAGATCGCGGGCGTCGCCTCGCTGCTCGCGAGCGACGCCGGCGCGGGCATCACGGGCACCCTGATCAGCGTCGACGGCGGAACGGCGCAGTGGTGA
- a CDS encoding PEP-utilizing enzyme, giving the protein MSAGTDGGSPLAMKHWITDWQRSERLPHYTRANAGETLPEPASPLGWTLVWGRGLQGWRRGFIEFGVYRGDEISGPRPPFVGIFGGYFYLNLSHLRLFGIRMGQTADQIDTAFVGQRSDTPVYVPHPDDLDAELTAKATATLQGMLGQADYPEGDADHERLRRIRRERPDLTLLSDVELVAYARSLLADVETTFQRHVESSLPASVGPAILGPLCASVDRPGAMLDLIGGLGGVDSASPSTGLWTLSRQVVASAELTALFDRGPAAVQQALEGATGDVKAFRDSFDEFIAESGDRGPNEWDIHALSWEAAPVQALALVDRIRHTSDDNSPAARHRRLTERREQLAAEIRAALPEDTRPVFDAGMHASQVWIPARERTKANCVTVINEIRMTVRELGRRGVEAGRFAEPEDVMMLLETELDDYVADPGGFESVIAQRLQEYAGLRELEPPFFVAQDAQTEIDGWPRRSEDGVATAAEGDVLTGVGGSHGAYTGRVRVVTDPASCEALEPGEVLVAPITDAAWTPLFLVAGAAVVDVGALNSHAVVVCRELGIPAVISVEGGTRRLRDGMVITVDGEKGTVTVDGVPAALGI; this is encoded by the coding sequence GTGAGCGCCGGAACGGACGGCGGGAGCCCCCTCGCCATGAAGCACTGGATCACCGACTGGCAGCGCAGCGAGCGGCTGCCCCACTACACCCGGGCCAACGCGGGCGAAACCCTGCCGGAGCCGGCCAGCCCGCTGGGCTGGACCCTGGTATGGGGGCGCGGCCTGCAGGGCTGGCGTCGCGGTTTCATCGAGTTCGGCGTCTACCGCGGGGACGAGATCAGCGGCCCTCGCCCTCCGTTCGTCGGAATCTTCGGCGGTTACTTCTACCTCAACCTGTCGCACCTGCGGCTGTTCGGCATCCGCATGGGGCAGACCGCGGACCAGATCGACACCGCCTTCGTGGGCCAGCGCTCCGACACGCCGGTGTACGTGCCGCACCCCGACGACCTGGACGCGGAGCTGACGGCCAAGGCCACAGCGACGCTGCAGGGGATGCTCGGCCAGGCCGACTACCCGGAGGGCGACGCCGACCATGAGCGGCTGCGCCGTATCAGGCGCGAGCGACCCGACCTGACGCTCCTGTCCGACGTCGAGTTGGTGGCCTACGCCCGCTCGTTGCTGGCCGACGTGGAGACGACCTTCCAACGGCATGTCGAGTCCTCGCTGCCCGCGTCCGTCGGGCCGGCGATCCTCGGACCGCTGTGCGCGAGCGTCGACCGTCCCGGCGCGATGCTCGACCTCATCGGCGGGCTGGGAGGCGTGGACTCCGCCTCTCCGTCAACCGGGCTGTGGACGCTGTCCCGCCAGGTGGTCGCCTCGGCGGAGCTGACAGCTCTGTTCGACCGGGGTCCGGCCGCGGTGCAGCAGGCCCTCGAAGGGGCGACCGGAGACGTCAAGGCGTTCCGTGACTCCTTCGACGAGTTCATCGCCGAGTCCGGCGACCGCGGCCCCAACGAGTGGGACATCCACGCGCTGTCCTGGGAGGCGGCGCCGGTCCAGGCGCTGGCTCTGGTCGATCGGATCCGGCACACCTCCGACGACAACTCTCCGGCCGCGCGTCACCGCAGGCTGACCGAGCGCCGCGAACAACTCGCGGCGGAGATCCGAGCGGCCCTCCCCGAGGACACTCGGCCGGTGTTCGACGCCGGCATGCACGCTTCCCAGGTGTGGATCCCGGCACGTGAGCGGACCAAGGCCAACTGTGTGACCGTCATCAACGAAATCCGCATGACGGTGAGGGAGCTGGGGCGCCGCGGAGTCGAGGCGGGACGCTTCGCCGAGCCCGAGGACGTGATGATGCTGCTGGAGACGGAGCTCGACGACTATGTCGCCGACCCCGGCGGCTTCGAGTCCGTCATCGCCCAGCGGCTTCAGGAATACGCCGGGCTGCGCGAGCTGGAACCGCCGTTCTTCGTCGCACAGGACGCACAGACCGAGATCGACGGCTGGCCGCGGCGCAGCGAGGATGGCGTCGCGACCGCCGCCGAGGGCGATGTGCTCACGGGCGTCGGCGGAAGCCACGGCGCCTACACCGGCAGGGTGCGGGTGGTCACCGACCCGGCCTCGTGCGAGGCGCTGGAGCCGGGCGAGGTGCTGGTGGCGCCGATCACGGACGCGGCCTGGACCCCGCTGTTCCTCGTGGCGGGAGCAGCCGTCGTGGACGTGGGCGCGCTCAACAGCCACGCCGTCGTGGTCTGCCGCGAACTCGGCATCCCGGCCGTCATCTCCGTCGAGGGCGGTACGCGGCGGCTGCGGGACGGCATGGTGATCACGGTCGACGGCGAGAAGGGCACGGTCACCGTGGACGGCGTCCCGGCGGCACTCGGCATCTGA
- a CDS encoding putative quinol monooxygenase, translated as MSEEIIVAGWMDYEPADRDTMLRHLVEVGKRTREEEPGCLDYAMTADPTDGRRIRVFERWVSQQALDEHFATPHIKDFRTAVAGLTRLGVSLQAHTVAASRPMR; from the coding sequence GTGTCAGAGGAAATCATCGTCGCCGGCTGGATGGACTACGAGCCCGCGGACCGCGACACGATGCTCAGGCACCTCGTCGAAGTCGGGAAGCGCACCCGCGAGGAAGAGCCCGGCTGCCTGGACTACGCCATGACGGCGGACCCCACGGACGGCCGCCGGATCCGGGTGTTCGAGCGGTGGGTGTCCCAGCAGGCCCTCGACGAGCACTTCGCCACCCCGCACATCAAGGACTTCCGGACCGCCGTGGCCGGACTGACCCGGTTGGGGGTCTCCCTGCAGGCACATACGGTCGCCGCGTCGCGGCCCATGCGCTGA
- a CDS encoding NADP-dependent oxidoreductase produces the protein MTPRTTRVVCLVRRPDGEPLPGDFAVEDRPLPPLGEGQLLVRNLYMSVDPSMRGRLESTEKHYTHNFTPGSPLDGRALGVVEESRCASVPPGTYVRHQLGWRERAVLDAADTDGAGRIDPRLAPLPTWLGLLGQTGFTAYVGLTRIAELRPGDTVLVSAAAGAVGTAAGQFARLLGADRVIGTAGGPDKCALLVKEFGYDAAADYRAEPVRDALARLAPDGIDVYFDNVGGEQLAAALHALRTGGRVALCGMMSQFGGDRRSADLNQLIQAVLKRLTLRGFIVRDHDDLRPEFERRVAGWLAEGRITARETVVDGLDNAAQALLSLLRGGNIGKMLVRLND, from the coding sequence GTGACGCCCCGTACCACCCGGGTGGTCTGTCTGGTGCGCCGACCCGACGGTGAACCGCTCCCCGGCGACTTCGCCGTGGAGGACCGCCCGCTGCCGCCCCTGGGCGAGGGACAGCTGCTCGTGCGCAACCTCTACATGAGCGTCGACCCGTCGATGCGCGGGCGCCTGGAGAGCACCGAGAAGCACTACACGCACAACTTCACCCCGGGCTCGCCGCTCGACGGCCGCGCCCTCGGTGTCGTGGAGGAGAGCCGCTGCGCCTCGGTGCCGCCGGGCACGTACGTACGCCACCAACTCGGCTGGCGGGAGCGGGCCGTGCTCGACGCGGCGGACACCGACGGCGCAGGCCGTATCGATCCCCGGCTCGCCCCGCTGCCCACCTGGCTGGGCCTGCTCGGCCAGACCGGGTTCACCGCGTACGTGGGCCTGACCCGGATCGCGGAACTGCGTCCGGGCGACACCGTCCTCGTGTCGGCGGCGGCCGGCGCGGTCGGCACCGCGGCCGGCCAGTTCGCGCGTCTGCTGGGCGCGGACCGCGTCATCGGGACCGCCGGAGGCCCGGACAAGTGCGCCCTGCTGGTGAAGGAGTTCGGCTACGACGCCGCCGCGGACTACCGCGCGGAGCCCGTGCGGGACGCGCTGGCCCGGCTGGCGCCCGACGGCATCGACGTGTACTTCGACAACGTCGGCGGTGAGCAGCTCGCCGCCGCGCTGCACGCGCTGCGCACCGGTGGCCGGGTCGCCCTGTGCGGCATGATGTCGCAGTTCGGCGGCGACCGACGGTCCGCCGACCTCAACCAGTTGATCCAGGCGGTCCTCAAACGGCTGACCCTGCGCGGATTCATCGTCCGCGACCATGACGACCTGCGGCCGGAGTTCGAACGGCGGGTCGCGGGCTGGCTCGCCGAGGGCCGGATCACCGCGCGCGAGACGGTCGTGGACGGTCTGGACAACGCGGCACAAGCCCTGCTGTCCCTGCTGCGGGGCGGCAACATCGGCAAGATGCTGGTCCGACTGAATGACTGA
- a CDS encoding transposase, translating to MSKQVIHPLTGHVYRLTEDGLVEVTDPGTGAQGVFDFQARWQSGELRHADLQMAGWVGRLAQRRTPPQPER from the coding sequence ATGTCCAAGCAAGTGATCCACCCACTCACCGGGCACGTGTACCGGCTCACGGAGGACGGACTGGTCGAGGTGACCGACCCCGGGACAGGGGCGCAGGGCGTCTTCGACTTCCAGGCCCGGTGGCAGTCGGGCGAACTGCGCCACGCCGACCTCCAGATGGCCGGCTGGGTCGGCCGCCTCGCCCAGCGGCGTACGCCCCCGCAGCCGGAGCGGTGA
- a CDS encoding 2Fe-2S iron-sulfur cluster-binding protein produces MDEQVTHRVAVRPSGVELEVLDGEDLFTAAQRLGYRWPTVCGGRGTCRTCFVQVDEGAENCSPVGPLEREGIESLRRPVDGLTRLACRLRVDGPVTVTKRGVRRRVQE; encoded by the coding sequence GTGGATGAACAAGTGACCCACCGGGTGGCGGTCAGACCCTCCGGCGTCGAACTCGAAGTCCTCGACGGCGAGGACCTGTTCACCGCCGCCCAGCGGCTCGGCTACCGCTGGCCCACCGTCTGCGGCGGCAGGGGCACCTGCCGTACCTGCTTCGTCCAGGTCGACGAGGGCGCCGAGAACTGTTCCCCGGTGGGCCCGCTGGAACGCGAGGGCATCGAGTCCCTGCGCAGACCGGTGGACGGCCTGACCCGGCTCGCCTGCCGGCTCCGGGTCGACGGCCCGGTGACCGTGACCAAGCGCGGCGTGCGCCGCCGAGTGCAGGAGTGA
- a CDS encoding aromatic ring-hydroxylating oxygenase subunit alpha, with amino-acid sequence MDETSEPPTARCPGPSVQDYLDRDSRPVPPALRYERNDYLGSEDIDTARFTSREWAEREMRQVWRRVWQFACLESEIPEVGDHEVYEIGDDSLIVVRTAPDEIRAYVNVCLHRGRKLRTGGGNVSEFRCSFHGFAWNLDGTMRTPPCAWDFPHVTPEKFALPEAQVATWRGFVFINMDPYAESFDSYRGTFDDYYIWPLENRYKSLHIGKVLPCNWKVAQDAFIESFHVIATHPQMLPWLADANSQYDVMADQPNWNRMINIQGAPSPHVADSVTEEDVLETFYDSRSFYAAAQGRDLVMGEGDALPAIPPGGTARQVLAERMRAQLEATSQQDFSKTPDTELLDAINYLLFPNFNPWGGAKSNIIYRFRPHGLDPDSCTAEIIFMSSPKQPGETPPPAKIRWVPEDMLFADIPELGVLGPVFDQDCENLPYVQQGLKAMRKPGITLANYQESRIRHFNQTLDQWMNK; translated from the coding sequence ATGGACGAAACGTCGGAGCCGCCCACGGCGCGGTGCCCCGGGCCCAGCGTCCAGGACTACCTCGACCGGGACAGCCGCCCCGTTCCCCCCGCCCTGAGGTACGAGCGCAACGACTACCTCGGCAGCGAGGACATCGACACCGCCCGCTTCACTTCCCGCGAGTGGGCCGAACGCGAGATGCGGCAGGTCTGGCGGCGCGTCTGGCAGTTCGCCTGCCTGGAGAGCGAGATCCCCGAGGTCGGCGACCACGAGGTCTACGAGATCGGTGACGACTCCCTCATCGTCGTCCGCACGGCCCCCGACGAGATCCGCGCCTACGTCAACGTCTGCCTGCACCGCGGCCGCAAACTGCGCACCGGCGGCGGCAACGTCAGCGAGTTCCGCTGCTCGTTCCACGGCTTCGCCTGGAACCTCGACGGCACGATGCGGACCCCGCCCTGCGCCTGGGACTTCCCCCACGTCACCCCGGAGAAGTTCGCCCTCCCCGAGGCCCAGGTGGCCACCTGGCGCGGCTTCGTCTTCATCAACATGGACCCGTACGCCGAGTCCTTCGACAGCTACCGCGGCACCTTCGACGACTACTACATCTGGCCGCTGGAGAACCGCTACAAGTCGCTGCACATCGGCAAGGTGCTGCCCTGCAACTGGAAGGTCGCCCAGGACGCGTTCATCGAGTCCTTCCACGTGATCGCCACGCACCCGCAGATGCTGCCGTGGCTCGCCGACGCCAACTCGCAGTACGACGTCATGGCGGACCAGCCGAACTGGAACCGGATGATCAACATCCAGGGCGCGCCCAGTCCGCACGTGGCGGACTCCGTCACGGAGGAGGACGTCCTGGAGACGTTCTACGACTCGCGGTCCTTCTACGCCGCCGCCCAGGGCCGTGACCTGGTGATGGGGGAGGGCGACGCACTGCCGGCGATCCCGCCCGGTGGCACCGCCCGGCAGGTCCTCGCCGAGCGGATGCGCGCGCAGTTGGAGGCCACCTCGCAGCAGGACTTCTCCAAGACCCCCGACACCGAACTGCTGGACGCCATCAACTACCTGCTCTTCCCCAACTTCAACCCCTGGGGCGGCGCCAAGTCGAACATCATCTACCGGTTCCGGCCCCACGGACTCGACCCCGACTCCTGCACCGCCGAGATCATCTTCATGTCCTCCCCGAAGCAGCCCGGCGAGACGCCACCCCCGGCGAAGATCCGCTGGGTGCCCGAGGACATGCTCTTCGCCGACATCCCCGAACTCGGTGTGCTCGGCCCGGTCTTCGACCAGGACTGCGAGAACCTGCCCTACGTCCAGCAGGGTCTGAAGGCGATGCGCAAGCCCGGCATCACTCTGGCCAACTACCAGGAGAGCCGCATCCGCCACTTCAACCAGACGCTCGACCAGTGGATGAACAAGTGA
- a CDS encoding sugar ABC transporter substrate-binding protein, producing MSSRPRRAVRRALTATLSVASLLALAACGTGTTPAADSTQAAAPGSPGLTAAREALAKYSERPESISVTQPVGKKIPKGKKIDFILCGVQSCKDLADFFTEAAEELGWEVKQIATQGTPESVQAAYEQALRDKPDAVIASGFPRAVYAKQLARLKAAEIPVIQSNADDLLGDGISLLKNGPDDVGVQGEMLASWVVSNSDAKANTVYFDLPAYTILKPVKDSFAAKYKKWCDGCGLDNVDVPITAVGKDMPDRVVSYLRSHPKVTHVVFSLGLLNVGVPTALKTAGITGKHIVVNVGDAQNYQYIQSGLTDGAMALNSHETAWLQADALARHFTGQPMDVDQKAALPNMLVTKDNLPSADGDFPIVEDYQAQFKALWGLS from the coding sequence ATGAGTTCCAGACCCCGTCGCGCGGTCCGCCGTGCCCTCACCGCAACCCTCTCCGTCGCCTCACTGCTCGCCCTGGCGGCGTGCGGTACCGGCACCACTCCGGCCGCCGACTCCACGCAGGCGGCCGCACCGGGCTCCCCCGGCCTGACGGCGGCCCGCGAGGCCCTGGCGAAGTACTCCGAGCGCCCGGAGTCGATCTCCGTCACCCAGCCCGTCGGCAAGAAGATCCCCAAGGGCAAGAAGATCGACTTCATCCTCTGCGGCGTCCAGTCCTGCAAGGACCTCGCCGACTTCTTCACCGAGGCCGCCGAGGAACTCGGCTGGGAGGTGAAGCAGATCGCCACCCAGGGCACCCCGGAGTCCGTCCAGGCCGCCTACGAACAGGCCCTGCGCGACAAGCCGGACGCCGTCATCGCCTCCGGTTTCCCGCGTGCCGTCTACGCCAAGCAGCTGGCCCGGCTGAAGGCCGCCGAGATCCCCGTCATCCAGTCGAACGCCGACGACCTGCTGGGCGACGGCATCTCCCTGCTCAAGAACGGGCCGGACGACGTCGGCGTCCAGGGCGAGATGCTCGCCTCATGGGTGGTGTCGAACAGTGACGCCAAGGCGAACACGGTCTACTTCGACCTTCCGGCCTACACGATCCTCAAGCCCGTCAAGGACTCCTTCGCCGCCAAGTACAAGAAGTGGTGCGACGGTTGCGGGCTGGACAACGTCGATGTGCCGATCACCGCCGTGGGCAAGGACATGCCGGACCGCGTGGTGTCGTACCTCCGGTCGCACCCGAAGGTGACCCACGTCGTCTTCTCCCTGGGCCTGCTCAACGTGGGCGTGCCGACCGCGCTGAAGACCGCCGGCATCACCGGCAAGCACATCGTCGTCAACGTCGGTGACGCGCAGAACTACCAGTACATCCAGAGCGGTCTCACCGACGGCGCGATGGCGCTCAACTCCCACGAGACGGCCTGGCTCCAGGCCGACGCGCTGGCCCGGCACTTCACCGGCCAGCCCATGGACGTGGACCAGAAGGCCGCACTGCCCAACATGCTCGTCACCAAGGACAACCTGCCCTCGGCCGACGGCGACTTCCCGATCGTCGAGGACTACCAGGCGCAGTTCAAGGCGCTGTGGGGGCTGAGTTGA
- a CDS encoding sugar ABC transporter ATP-binding protein, whose translation MGAELTGPVLRVAALSKRFGGTQALEDVDLEVAPGEIHALIGPNGSGKSTLIKILAGYHHAEPGAVAELDGEPFDLGQVTASRHDRLRFVHQELGLVGELSAIDNLALSHGFARTAFGNIRWPEMERRTSALVERFGLGIDVRRPLATATPVQRTVVAIAAALQGWEGRRGVLVLDEPTAVLPPGEVARLFDIVREVRDAGAGVLYVSHRMDEIFALADRVTVIRGGRRIATRPVAELTPRALAELMAGEEMETDHRPPPPASRADPVLEVRDLWAGPLRGVGFDLAGGERLGITGLAGSGHEIVPYAVCGAHAGRVNGRLRLPRRSERWTQARDADGLGLPLVPADRAGEGVIGDFSVGENLTLPLLGRLRARSGRLRRRRESALVEDWIRRVGVRTAGRGARITTLSGGNQQKVVMARCLAQRPPVLALCEPTAGVDIATRLQLYDLIERQADEGMGVIVSSTDTQDLLALCTRVLVVRDGRIAREISGRDITESALVHAMEGTE comes from the coding sequence GTGGGGGCTGAGTTGACCGGCCCGGTGCTGCGGGTGGCCGCCCTGTCGAAGAGATTCGGCGGCACCCAAGCGCTCGAAGACGTCGATCTGGAGGTCGCGCCGGGCGAGATCCACGCCCTGATCGGGCCCAACGGCTCCGGCAAGTCCACCCTCATCAAGATCCTCGCCGGCTACCACCACGCGGAGCCCGGCGCCGTGGCCGAACTCGACGGTGAGCCCTTCGACCTCGGCCAGGTCACGGCTTCCCGGCACGACCGGCTCCGCTTCGTCCACCAGGAGCTGGGGCTGGTGGGCGAGTTGAGCGCCATCGACAACCTCGCGCTCAGCCACGGCTTCGCCAGAACGGCCTTCGGCAACATCCGCTGGCCGGAGATGGAGCGGCGCACGAGCGCCCTCGTCGAACGGTTCGGCCTCGGTATCGACGTACGCCGGCCGCTGGCGACGGCGACCCCCGTCCAGCGCACGGTGGTGGCCATCGCCGCCGCGCTGCAGGGCTGGGAGGGCCGGCGCGGTGTCCTGGTGCTCGACGAGCCGACCGCCGTGCTGCCGCCCGGCGAGGTGGCCCGCCTCTTCGACATCGTGCGGGAGGTCCGCGACGCGGGCGCCGGCGTCCTGTACGTCTCGCACCGGATGGACGAGATCTTCGCGCTCGCCGACCGGGTCACCGTGATCCGCGGCGGACGCCGGATCGCCACCCGCCCGGTCGCCGAGCTCACCCCGCGTGCGCTGGCGGAGCTGATGGCGGGCGAGGAGATGGAGACCGACCACCGACCACCGCCCCCTGCGAGCCGCGCCGACCCGGTGCTGGAGGTCAGGGACCTGTGGGCCGGGCCCCTGCGGGGCGTCGGGTTCGACCTGGCCGGCGGCGAGCGTCTGGGCATCACCGGCCTGGCCGGCTCCGGCCACGAGATCGTGCCGTACGCGGTGTGCGGGGCCCATGCCGGGCGGGTGAACGGCAGGCTGCGGCTGCCCCGGCGCTCCGAGCGGTGGACGCAGGCGCGCGACGCCGACGGTCTGGGCCTTCCCCTGGTTCCCGCGGACCGGGCGGGCGAGGGCGTGATCGGCGACTTCTCGGTCGGCGAGAACCTCACCCTGCCGCTCCTGGGCCGATTGCGCGCCCGTTCCGGGCGGCTGCGCCGACGCCGCGAGTCCGCCCTGGTGGAGGACTGGATTCGGCGGGTCGGTGTCAGAACGGCCGGCCGCGGGGCGCGGATCACCACGCTGAGCGGCGGCAACCAGCAGAAGGTCGTGATGGCCCGCTGTCTGGCACAGCGCCCGCCGGTGCTGGCGCTGTGCGAACCCACGGCGGGCGTGGACATCGCCACCCGTCTGCAGCTGTACGACCTGATAGAGCGGCAGGCCGACGAGGGCATGGGCGTCATCGTGTCCTCCACCGACACACAGGACCTGCTCGCGCTGTGCACCCGCGTCCTGGTGGTGCGGGACGGCCGGATCGCACGGGAGATCAGCGGCCGGGACATCACCGAGTCCGCGCTCGTGCACGCCATGGAAGGAACCGAGTGA